A stretch of DNA from Flavobacteriales bacterium:
AACTTTGGTATGCGGATTACCCCCGTTCGTCATTTCACTTCTTTAATGACAACAAAGAGTGGTTGCAGATGGATAAGATGGGGCATATGACTACCGGTTACTATGTTGGCCGACTGGGGATCAAAGCCATGCAATGGACCGGGGCGGGCCCTCGCAAACAGCTTTGGCTTGGTGGATCACTGGGCTTTATGTTTCTCACGACCATCGAGATTCTGGATGGATTCTCCTCAGAATGGGGCGCATCATGGGGAGATCTCGTGGCCAATGGCACCGGTGCGGGACTGGTCATGGCGCAACATGCATGCTGGCAAGAGCAAAGGATCACTCCGAAGTTCTCATTCCATCGTTCTATGTATGCTGAATATCGTCCGGACTTGCTTGGACATGGACTGAATGAAGAGTTGCTGAAAGATTATAATGGACAAACCTACTGGTTGTCGGTTTCTCCCCGGTCATTCCTGGGTAAGGACCGTGTGACCTGGTGGCCGGGGTGGCTGAATGTGGCCCTGGGTTACGGCGCGGATGGTATGACCGGTGGTTCGGAAAATCATCCCATCACCCAGGGGCAAGGGGTGTATGTAACCCCGGAAAGATATCGTCAGTTTTACTTTTCCCTGGATGTCGATCTAACCAGGATAGAGACCAGAAGCAAGGCTCTTGGATTTCTGTTCAATACTTTCGGTTTTATCAAATTCCCGGCTCCGGCGCTTGAACTCAACCGTCTGGATGGTTGGCGTTTTCATCCTGTTTATTTTTAATGGGATGTATCCGCATAATCCATTCAAAGTGGGTGACCGTGTCACATTCCTGAACGAGACAGGCGAAGGTGTCGTGACCTATATCATCGGTCCGGGGATGGTTCGTGTGCAGGTGGAGGAAGGCCTTGAACTACCGATGTCCGTGGGCGACCTCATTAAAGTTCGCGAAGATATCGTTGAAGATTTGCTGAACGAGACGGCATCTATTCCA
This window harbors:
- a CDS encoding DUF2279 domain-containing protein, translating into MLSLRTYAPPRAVRVFLCLVIFLISIPSLRAQNGSSFWTPSDSLNKKRLRGLLIAEGAVYGVTMIGLNQLWYADYPRSSFHFFNDNKEWLQMDKMGHMTTGYYVGRLGIKAMQWTGAGPRKQLWLGGSLGFMFLTTIEILDGFSSEWGASWGDLVANGTGAGLVMAQHACWQEQRITPKFSFHRSMYAEYRPDLLGHGLNEELLKDYNGQTYWLSVSPRSFLGKDRVTWWPGWLNVALGYGADGMTGGSENHPITQGQGVYVTPERYRQFYFSLDVDLTRIETRSKALGFLFNTFGFIKFPAPALELNRLDGWRFHPVYF